A window from Mycobacterium saskatchewanense encodes these proteins:
- a CDS encoding TetR/AcrR family transcriptional regulator, with amino-acid sequence MRRKILTAASTTLREKGFRGLSIAAVLDRAALGTRAFYRHFASKDELVAALFFAMARTEERRLRHRMAATTTEIEAVAAWIDGRLDLAFDDHVESDLRRVSLEAQSQMFASPQLVRPAYEQLLKPLSEALERGLRQGVFHHIDPLDGAHAIHAVVWAGIERQWTTGDCDRDKVRQLALRFCLGGLGVAAETIAGVSL; translated from the coding sequence GTGCGCCGCAAGATCCTGACTGCGGCGTCAACAACACTGCGGGAGAAGGGGTTTCGAGGCCTGAGCATTGCCGCGGTGCTGGACCGAGCCGCATTGGGCACCCGCGCGTTCTATCGGCATTTCGCCTCCAAGGACGAACTGGTGGCCGCACTCTTCTTTGCGATGGCACGCACCGAGGAACGGCGGTTACGGCACCGAATGGCCGCCACCACCACGGAGATCGAGGCGGTGGCGGCGTGGATCGACGGGCGACTCGACTTGGCGTTCGACGATCACGTCGAATCCGATTTGCGCCGCGTGTCGCTGGAGGCTCAATCCCAGATGTTCGCCTCCCCTCAGCTGGTGCGGCCGGCCTACGAACAGCTGCTCAAGCCGCTCAGCGAAGCACTTGAACGGGGCCTGCGGCAGGGAGTGTTCCATCACATCGATCCGCTGGACGGTGCGCACGCCATCCACGCCGTGGTGTGGGCAGGCATCGAGCGGCAGTGGACGACCGGCGATTGCGACCGCGACAAGGTTCGCCAACTCGCGCTGCGTTTCTGTTTGGGCGGGCTGGGCGTGGCAGCGGAGACGATCGCCGGGGTTTCGCTCTGA
- the rbpA gene encoding RNA polymerase-binding protein RbpA, with product MADRVLRGSRLGAVSYETDRNHDLAPRQIARYRTENGEEFEVPFADDAEIPGTWLCRNGMEGTLIEGDLPEPKKVKPPRTHWDMLLERRSVEELEELLKERLEIIRTRRRG from the coding sequence ATGGCTGATCGCGTCTTGAGAGGCAGTCGCCTTGGGGCCGTGAGCTACGAGACCGACCGCAACCACGACCTCGCGCCGCGGCAGATCGCGCGGTATCGCACCGAGAACGGCGAGGAGTTCGAAGTCCCGTTCGCCGACGACGCCGAGATTCCCGGCACCTGGCTGTGCCGCAACGGCATGGAAGGCACCCTGATCGAGGGTGACCTGCCGGAACCGAAGAAGGTCAAGCCGCCGCGGACGCACTGGGACATGTTGCTGGAGCGCCGCTCGGTCGAGGAGCTCGAGGAGCTGCTCAAGGAGCGCCTCGAGATCATCAGGACCCGCCGCCGCGGCTGA
- a CDS encoding sulfotransferase family protein, with amino-acid sequence MTFDADELEDGACAATGLEDFGSPYYREGLERIVEALNTEADLNETGRVIQHATISNALIQRLKIEDTYTQHPEIDEEVIGGPVFVIGLPRTGTTALSQLVAADPQFRSLRMWESQAPTPPPDAATQHTDPRIAQAEAGLKMLDEMFPLMKALYNSEPTAPTECQDLMGMSFRTFHFDGAVRAPGYLAWLMDCDMRETYTFHRRVLKVLQWHCPPDLWHLKTPVHMFALDALVEAYPNAKFLWSHRDPAKVMASVCSLIRYVRSWSSDHNDAAELGAEQVDSWVEAVRRAMGFRSRAGDDRFADVSFADLQTDPVRTLQASYELLGLSFTDATRRSVRQWAQTHRPGAHGAHDYDLADYGLTPEGVRERFSDYLAAYDATA; translated from the coding sequence ATGACGTTCGACGCTGACGAGTTGGAAGACGGCGCCTGCGCCGCAACCGGTCTCGAGGATTTCGGCTCGCCGTACTATCGGGAGGGACTCGAGCGCATCGTCGAGGCGTTGAACACCGAGGCGGATCTCAACGAGACGGGCAGGGTAATCCAGCATGCCACCATCAGCAACGCCCTCATCCAGCGCCTCAAGATCGAGGACACCTACACCCAGCATCCGGAGATCGACGAGGAGGTGATCGGCGGCCCGGTTTTTGTGATCGGCTTACCACGCACGGGGACCACCGCGCTGAGCCAACTGGTGGCTGCAGACCCTCAGTTCCGGTCGCTACGGATGTGGGAATCTCAAGCACCCACCCCGCCACCGGATGCGGCCACCCAACACACCGATCCGCGGATCGCCCAGGCCGAGGCCGGCCTCAAGATGCTCGACGAGATGTTTCCGTTGATGAAAGCGCTGTACAACTCGGAGCCAACGGCCCCGACGGAATGCCAGGACCTGATGGGAATGAGCTTCCGTACCTTCCATTTCGACGGCGCCGTTCGCGCACCCGGGTATTTGGCGTGGCTGATGGACTGTGACATGCGCGAGACCTATACCTTTCACCGCCGGGTGCTCAAAGTGTTGCAATGGCATTGCCCACCGGATCTGTGGCACCTCAAGACGCCGGTGCACATGTTCGCGCTCGACGCGCTCGTCGAGGCCTATCCGAACGCGAAATTCCTGTGGAGCCATCGCGATCCGGCCAAGGTGATGGCGTCGGTATGCAGCCTGATCCGGTACGTGCGCAGCTGGAGCAGCGACCACAACGACGCCGCGGAGCTGGGCGCCGAGCAGGTCGACAGCTGGGTCGAAGCGGTTCGGCGAGCGATGGGTTTCCGCAGCCGGGCGGGCGACGACCGATTCGCGGATGTGTCGTTCGCGGATTTGCAAACCGATCCGGTACGCACCCTACAGGCAAGCTATGAGCTCCTCGGACTGAGTTTCACCGACGCGACCCGGCGATCGGTCAGGCAGTGGGCCCAAACGCACCGGCCCGGCGCGCACGGTGCGCACGACTATGACCTGGCAGACTACGGCCTGACACCCGAAGGCGTTCGCGAGCGGTTCTCGGACTACCTTGCCGCCTACGATGCGACGGCCTGA
- a CDS encoding type 1 glutamine amidotransferase domain-containing protein: MGTVLIPIPDRDFDPTEVAVSWRVLTRNGHRVVFATEAGRPGRADDIMVTGRGLDVWSKLPVLGSVPAVGLVLRANREGRNAYRDMLQSADFQHPTAWAQTTLDGIDALLLPGGHRARGMRGYIDSDLLHRLVVEAFERGVVVAAICHGVLLAARSVDPRTARSVLYGRRTTALTWAMERLAWRLTRFTRMWDRDYYRTHTEAPGQPAGYMSVQSEVTRALERPTDFCDVVRGSPHWWLKSSGLVRDTATDSRPAFVVDDGDYLSARWPGDTHTFATALSRKLNESG, encoded by the coding sequence ATGGGCACGGTCTTGATTCCGATCCCCGACCGTGACTTCGACCCGACCGAGGTCGCGGTCAGTTGGCGAGTCCTGACCCGAAACGGCCACCGCGTGGTCTTTGCGACCGAAGCCGGCCGACCCGGGCGCGCGGACGACATCATGGTGACCGGCCGGGGATTGGACGTCTGGTCAAAACTGCCGGTGCTAGGTTCCGTCCCGGCGGTGGGGTTGGTGCTGCGCGCGAATCGGGAGGGGCGCAATGCCTACCGAGACATGCTGCAGTCGGCGGATTTTCAGCACCCGACGGCGTGGGCGCAAACCACCCTCGATGGCATCGATGCGTTGCTGTTGCCCGGCGGGCACCGCGCCCGCGGAATGCGCGGCTACATCGACAGCGACCTATTGCATCGGCTGGTCGTCGAGGCGTTCGAGCGCGGGGTGGTCGTGGCCGCGATTTGTCATGGCGTGTTACTGGCGGCCCGCAGCGTCGATCCCCGCACGGCCCGCTCCGTGCTCTATGGGCGCAGGACCACGGCCCTGACGTGGGCCATGGAGCGGCTGGCCTGGCGGCTCACCCGATTCACCCGAATGTGGGATCGCGACTACTACCGGACCCACACAGAAGCGCCCGGGCAGCCGGCCGGCTACATGTCGGTGCAGTCGGAAGTGACCCGCGCGCTTGAGCGTCCGACCGATTTCTGTGACGTCGTCCGCGGGTCCCCGCACTGGTGGCTCAAGTCTTCCGGCCTGGTGCGGGACACCGCGACCGACTCGCGGCCGGCGTTCGTCGTCGACGATGGCGACTATTTGTCGGCGCGGTGGCCGGGGGATACGCACACTTTCGCGACCGCGCTGTCGCGGAAGTTGAACGAATCCGGTTAG
- a CDS encoding DUF1214 domain-containing protein, with product MSDATKPLAWLPFAIAEAALSPSPREPGNLELSQAWSHLLARLHEAAQIVESDPANRNRVDLAAGMRHLLVLLTAGIDEVLRFDPDPDLCVQRTSTDDLVTWGMECPDCIYTRAVLSGAESYRLFGNRGTARYVGLQTMNGIVATANALVDELDVDADGNFEVVLSADERSGNWMRIEGDHPTLTVRHFFYDWDAEVASSLHIERLGDAVGTAAPSVDADVALSRQLVALGDFVHDNLAFFLQFGAAPPPNGFLPPIDRSDIGAAAENKPVIGRWELRPDEALIVEVEPPEGIYWSFSIGNPWWETIHYGRHQSSLNAHQAVADSDGLVRVVLCARDPGVANWLDTAGYSNGPIILRCVRTKSAPTPATRVVPFDDLAAELPSDTATITSQARKFILAARRRAVRERFGP from the coding sequence GTGAGCGATGCAACGAAGCCGCTGGCGTGGTTGCCGTTCGCGATCGCCGAGGCGGCCCTGTCGCCCTCGCCGCGCGAGCCCGGCAACCTCGAGCTGTCCCAGGCGTGGTCGCATCTGTTGGCCCGGCTCCACGAGGCCGCGCAGATTGTCGAATCCGACCCGGCGAACCGAAATCGAGTCGATCTCGCCGCGGGTATGCGGCACCTGCTCGTGTTGCTTACCGCAGGTATCGACGAGGTGTTGCGGTTTGATCCGGATCCGGACCTCTGCGTGCAACGCACCAGCACCGATGACCTGGTGACCTGGGGAATGGAGTGTCCGGACTGCATATACACCCGCGCCGTGCTCAGCGGGGCGGAGAGTTACCGACTGTTCGGGAATCGCGGCACCGCACGCTACGTCGGGCTGCAGACGATGAATGGCATCGTGGCAACTGCGAACGCGCTGGTGGATGAGCTCGACGTGGACGCCGACGGAAACTTTGAGGTCGTGCTGTCAGCCGATGAGCGGTCGGGGAATTGGATGCGCATCGAAGGTGACCATCCAACACTGACGGTGCGGCATTTCTTCTATGACTGGGATGCCGAGGTGGCATCATCGCTGCACATCGAACGCCTCGGCGACGCGGTGGGCACGGCCGCCCCGTCGGTCGACGCGGACGTGGCGCTGTCGCGGCAGTTGGTCGCCCTCGGCGACTTCGTCCATGACAACCTGGCGTTTTTTCTGCAGTTCGGTGCCGCACCGCCACCCAACGGTTTCCTGCCGCCGATCGACCGCAGCGATATCGGCGCGGCCGCGGAGAACAAGCCGGTAATCGGTCGGTGGGAGCTGCGCCCCGATGAAGCACTCATCGTCGAAGTTGAACCGCCCGAAGGGATTTACTGGAGCTTCTCGATCGGCAACCCGTGGTGGGAGACTATTCACTACGGGCGCCACCAGTCGAGCCTGAACGCCCATCAGGCTGTCGCGGATTCTGACGGATTGGTGCGTGTGGTGCTGTGTGCTCGTGACCCCGGTGTCGCGAACTGGCTCGACACCGCCGGATACAGCAACGGTCCGATCATCCTGCGCTGCGTGCGGACCAAGTCCGCCCCCACACCGGCGACGCGGGTGGTGCCGTTCGACGACCTGGCTGCGGAGTTGCCATCGGACACAGCAACGATCACCTCCCAAGCGCGGAAATTCATCCTCGCGGCGCGCCGCCGCGCCGTGCGCGAAAGGTTCGGACCATGA
- a CDS encoding dienelactone hydrolase family protein has protein sequence MTTIQINTPDGPIDALLNTPAGTGPWPGVVVIHDLIGYGPDKQATNDRIARAGYLAVTPNLYARGGRIRCISRVMRELMTQRGRALDDILATRDHLLAMPECSGRVGIAGFCMGGQYALVMSPRGFGASAPFYGTPLPRHLSETLDGACPIVASFGGRDPLGRGAPERLREVTARNNITADIKVYPGVGHSFANDLPGQPLARIAGFGYDHAATEDAWDRVFAFFGEHLGATA, from the coding sequence ATGACAACGATTCAGATCAACACCCCCGACGGGCCGATCGATGCGCTGCTGAACACCCCGGCGGGAACGGGGCCGTGGCCGGGTGTGGTGGTGATCCACGACCTGATCGGCTACGGACCGGACAAGCAGGCGACCAACGACCGCATCGCCCGGGCGGGCTACCTGGCGGTCACGCCGAACCTGTACGCCCGCGGCGGCCGGATCCGCTGCATCAGCCGCGTGATGCGGGAGTTGATGACCCAGCGGGGGCGCGCCCTCGACGACATCCTGGCCACCCGCGACCACCTGCTGGCCATGCCGGAGTGCAGCGGGCGTGTCGGCATCGCCGGGTTCTGCATGGGCGGTCAGTACGCGCTTGTCATGTCGCCCAGGGGATTCGGCGCGTCGGCTCCGTTCTACGGCACTCCCCTGCCCCGCCACCTCAGCGAGACGCTGGACGGGGCGTGCCCGATCGTGGCCAGCTTCGGCGGCCGCGATCCCCTGGGCCGCGGCGCGCCGGAGCGCCTGCGGGAGGTCACCGCGCGCAACAACATCACCGCCGACATCAAGGTCTACCCCGGCGTCGGGCACAGCTTCGCCAACGACCTGCCGGGCCAGCCGCTGGCCCGGATCGCGGGGTTCGGCTACGACCACGCGGCCACCGAGGACGCCTGGGACCGCGTCTTCGCGTTCTTCGGCGAGCACCTGGGGGCGACGGCGTAG
- a CDS encoding amidohydrolase, with protein MAVRGDVVVWLGSDDVGRGQFPGAGVEDLQGAFVGPGFVDSHVHVSAMGLTLSGLDLRPARSRGECLRMLADHAAAHPDRPVWGHGWDESGWPENSPPTTADLDAALGDRPAYLTRVDVHSALASTALRRLAPDLPAAAGFSAEEPLAGDAHHLVRALARDLLTPEQLADARTAALHAAAASGIVAVHECAGPEIGGLEDWRRLRALDHGVEVVGYWGEAVTTPEQARALLDETGARGLAGDLFVDGALGSRTAWLHEPYADAPDRVGTCYLDPDAVEAHVRACTTAGVTAGFHVIGDAAVSAAVAAFERVVDDLGVGAVARCGHRLEHVEMVSAEQAAKLGAWGVIASVQPNFDALWGGADGMYARRLGAERGLRLNPLALLASQGVPLALGTDAPVTGHDPWASVRAAVNHRTPGSAVSARAAFAAATRGGWRAAGVRDGTAGTLVPGAPASYAVWDVGPLEVSAPLDGVQRWSTDPRSRVPALPPLGPTDALPRCLRTVHRGAVIYG; from the coding sequence ATGGCGGTGCGCGGCGACGTGGTCGTCTGGCTGGGCAGCGACGACGTCGGCCGCGGCCAGTTCCCGGGCGCCGGTGTCGAAGACCTGCAGGGCGCCTTCGTTGGGCCCGGCTTCGTGGACAGCCACGTCCACGTCAGCGCGATGGGGCTGACGCTCAGCGGGCTGGACTTGCGCCCGGCGCGATCGCGCGGCGAGTGCCTGAGGATGCTGGCCGACCACGCGGCCGCCCACCCGGACCGACCGGTGTGGGGGCACGGCTGGGACGAATCGGGATGGCCCGAGAACTCGCCGCCGACCACCGCCGACCTCGACGCCGCGCTCGGTGACCGGCCCGCCTACCTGACACGCGTCGACGTCCACTCCGCGCTCGCCTCGACGGCGCTGCGGAGGCTGGCCCCGGACCTGCCGGCGGCTGCCGGCTTCAGCGCCGAGGAGCCACTGGCCGGCGACGCCCACCACCTGGTGCGCGCCCTCGCCCGCGACCTGCTGACGCCCGAGCAACTCGCCGACGCCCGGACCGCGGCGCTGCACGCGGCCGCCGCTTCGGGGATCGTCGCGGTGCACGAATGCGCCGGCCCGGAGATCGGCGGCCTCGAGGACTGGCGGCGCCTGCGTGCCCTCGATCACGGCGTCGAGGTCGTCGGTTACTGGGGGGAGGCGGTGACCACCCCCGAACAGGCCCGCGCCCTGCTCGACGAGACGGGCGCGCGGGGGCTGGCCGGCGACCTCTTCGTCGACGGCGCGCTCGGTTCCCGCACCGCCTGGCTGCACGAGCCCTACGCCGACGCCCCCGACCGCGTCGGCACCTGTTACCTGGACCCCGACGCCGTGGAGGCCCATGTGCGGGCGTGCACGACGGCCGGGGTGACCGCCGGCTTCCACGTGATCGGCGACGCCGCGGTCTCGGCCGCGGTTGCCGCCTTCGAGCGGGTCGTCGACGACCTGGGCGTGGGGGCCGTGGCCCGCTGCGGGCACCGCCTCGAGCACGTGGAGATGGTCAGCGCCGAGCAGGCCGCCAAGCTCGGCGCCTGGGGCGTCATCGCGAGCGTCCAACCCAACTTCGACGCCCTGTGGGGCGGTGCCGACGGCATGTACGCGCGGCGGCTGGGCGCCGAACGAGGCCTCCGGCTCAATCCGCTCGCGCTGTTAGCATCCCAAGGCGTGCCCCTCGCGCTCGGTACGGACGCCCCCGTGACAGGCCACGACCCGTGGGCGAGTGTGCGCGCGGCGGTCAACCACCGTACCCCCGGCAGCGCCGTCTCGGCGCGCGCCGCGTTCGCGGCCGCCACCCGGGGTGGCTGGCGGGCGGCGGGCGTCCGCGACGGCACCGCGGGCACCCTGGTTCCGGGCGCGCCCGCCTCCTACGCCGTGTGGGACGTCGGCCCCCTCGAGGTCAGCGCACCCTTGGACGGGGTTCAGCGGTGGTCCACCGACCCCCGTTCCCGGGTCCCGGCCCTGCCGCCGCTCGGCCCGACGGACGCCTTGCCCCGTTGCCTGCGCACGGTGCACCGGGGCGCGGTGATCTATGGCTGA
- a CDS encoding FxsA family protein has product MVWRLFLLYALVELTVVVALVSTVGWGWTLLVLLATALLGWGILAPMAGSHLIHRIGQLRSGLSERRTLASDGAMLTLAMGLVMVPGMVTTALGLLLLVPSVRAVAAPALASFAIRGLRGRVPLVTYATAFTTAPRRGDFGDRRDYIDGEVIDVYDAEPPALPNRSPDRP; this is encoded by the coding sequence ATGGTTTGGCGGCTGTTTCTCCTTTATGCCCTCGTCGAGCTCACGGTGGTCGTCGCGCTGGTGTCGACGGTCGGGTGGGGCTGGACCCTGCTGGTGCTGTTGGCCACCGCCCTGCTCGGGTGGGGCATCCTGGCGCCCATGGCCGGCTCACACCTGATCCACCGGATCGGGCAGTTGCGCTCCGGGTTGAGTGAAAGACGGACGCTGGCGAGTGACGGCGCCATGCTCACGCTGGCCATGGGACTGGTCATGGTGCCCGGCATGGTCACCACCGCGCTGGGCCTGCTGCTGCTGGTCCCGTCGGTGCGCGCGGTCGCGGCCCCCGCTCTGGCGTCGTTTGCCATCCGCGGCCTGCGCGGGCGCGTCCCGCTGGTCACCTACGCGACCGCGTTCACGACCGCGCCCCGGCGCGGTGACTTCGGGGACCGTCGCGACTACATCGACGGCGAGGTTATCGACGTGTACGACGCCGAGCCGCCCGCCCTGCCGAATCGCTCGCCGGACCGACCCTGA
- a CDS encoding PPOX class F420-dependent oxidoreductase, which translates to MTPTFADLAKSQYLLLTTFTKDGRPKPTPIWAAADADRLLVITQEKSWKVKRIRNSPRVMLATCTMGGKATSEAVEGTAAVLDKSQTPAVYDAIGKRYGIVGKVFNFVSKLRGGMDNNVGLELRVAPA; encoded by the coding sequence GTGACGCCCACCTTCGCCGACCTCGCCAAGTCGCAATACCTCCTGCTGACCACATTCACCAAGGACGGCCGGCCCAAGCCCACGCCGATCTGGGCCGCCGCCGATGCGGATCGTCTCCTGGTGATCACCCAGGAAAAGTCATGGAAGGTCAAGCGGATCCGCAACTCACCCCGTGTCATGCTGGCCACCTGCACAATGGGGGGCAAAGCGACCAGTGAGGCCGTCGAGGGCACCGCGGCCGTCCTCGACAAGTCGCAGACGCCCGCCGTCTACGACGCGATCGGAAAGCGGTACGGCATCGTCGGCAAGGTGTTCAACTTCGTCAGCAAGCTGCGTGGCGGTATGGACAACAATGTCGGCCTCGAGCTGCGAGTGGCCCCGGCCTGA
- a CDS encoding SDR family NAD(P)-dependent oxidoreductase — MDLGLAGSTAVVTGGSKGMGLAIAETLAAEGASVAVMARSQGALDAAAASLREAGAPDAIGISVDMADASSIADGFAAVSQRWGRLNCLVHTIGPGDGYFEEMDDTQWAEAFTLGTMSAVRSVRASLPLLRSADWARIVTLSAHSIQRQNPRIVAYTAAKAALASVTKNLAKSLARDGILVNCVCPGTIVTASFTEQLKDILAADGLDATDPVDVMTWIDNNFHQPCDLGRAGLPEEVASITAYLASRRNGYVTGAMVNVDGGSDFI, encoded by the coding sequence ATGGACCTGGGTCTTGCCGGATCGACGGCCGTGGTCACGGGCGGCAGCAAGGGAATGGGGCTCGCCATCGCCGAAACCCTGGCGGCCGAGGGAGCCAGCGTGGCGGTGATGGCCAGAAGCCAGGGCGCGCTGGATGCCGCCGCGGCATCGCTGCGCGAGGCCGGCGCCCCGGACGCGATCGGGATCAGCGTAGACATGGCCGATGCCTCGTCCATCGCCGATGGTTTCGCCGCAGTGTCGCAGCGTTGGGGTCGGCTCAATTGCCTGGTCCACACGATTGGCCCGGGTGATGGCTATTTCGAGGAGATGGACGACACGCAATGGGCAGAGGCGTTCACCCTCGGCACGATGTCTGCCGTGCGGTCGGTTCGCGCCTCACTGCCCTTATTACGCTCCGCGGATTGGGCCCGCATCGTGACGCTGTCCGCGCACTCGATTCAGCGGCAGAACCCGCGCATCGTCGCCTATACGGCGGCGAAGGCGGCACTGGCCAGCGTCACCAAGAATCTTGCGAAAAGCCTTGCCAGGGACGGCATTCTGGTGAACTGCGTCTGCCCGGGAACGATCGTGACTGCCAGCTTCACCGAGCAGCTGAAGGACATCCTGGCCGCCGATGGGCTGGACGCCACCGATCCGGTGGACGTCATGACCTGGATCGACAACAACTTTCACCAACCGTGCGACCTCGGACGTGCCGGCCTTCCCGAGGAGGTCGCTTCCATTACCGCCTACCTGGCGTCGCGGAGAAACGGTTACGTCACCGGGGCCATGGTCAACGTGGATGGCGGGTCGGACTTCATCTGA